The Flavobacteriaceae bacterium 3519-10 genome includes a window with the following:
- a CDS encoding Nicotinate-nucleotide adenylyltransferase produces MKKIGLFFGSFNPIHIGHLILANYILENSDMDELWFVVSPQNPFKDKKSLLNDHNRLDMVQLAITNYPKMRASNVEFSLPNPSYTIDTLVYLKEKYPDHSFSLIMGEDNLESLSKWKNSETLIKNHQIIVYPRTFSDEKPHHEYPVHSNIALINAPMIEISATEIRKMIKEGKNVRPMLPPEVFEYLDGSAFYK; encoded by the coding sequence ATGAAGAAAATCGGACTGTTTTTCGGAAGCTTTAATCCGATCCACATCGGCCACCTTATTTTAGCAAACTACATCCTCGAAAATTCGGATATGGACGAATTGTGGTTTGTTGTAAGTCCGCAAAACCCGTTTAAAGACAAAAAATCGCTGCTGAACGATCACAACAGGCTCGATATGGTTCAGTTGGCCATCACTAATTATCCTAAAATGCGTGCGTCGAATGTAGAATTTTCGCTGCCAAACCCGAGTTATACCATTGACACGCTTGTTTATCTCAAGGAAAAATATCCGGACCATTCTTTTTCTTTGATTATGGGCGAAGACAACCTGGAAAGTCTTTCGAAGTGGAAAAATTCGGAAACCTTGATTAAAAATCACCAGATCATCGTGTATCCGAGGACTTTTAGTGATGAAAAACCACATCATGAATATCCTGTGCACAGCAATATCGCGCTGATTAACGCGCCGATGATTGAGATTTCTGCCACCGAAATCCGCAAAATGATTAAAGAAGGCAAGAATGTAAGGCCTATGCTTCCGCCCGAAGTTTTCGAATACCTCGACGGCAGTGCTTTTTATAAATAA
- a CDS encoding putative TonB-dependent receptor, which produces MDAESLVQFLKNTPAENIQKIEIITMPGSEFQVDASDGIINIILKKRSTDGLNGNMRMAGSVNKYSQNTASFSANYRKDKLGISANLSGGSNIQAQSYVLRNGNGLVSNESVGDIDDPNQNIGGYVNIDYQLTDKSSLAFSWNTWANKSYDSQVNLFNTLRKFDADGNLTGISFSNSRNVEDARSYNNNFNLNYELKTDSLGSKLNLNAAYLNYKRLQNTDNNTFAALADGSDSFLTRYVYQSLPQLINNFSVTADYIQKFDIDFSVAVGGNFNKTNTDNDTQNTTYDYLYNPEGTLIDTDMSPTPNHFIYDESIYGFYLTLEKKVSEKFSGKVGARYEITNSLGTSDNLPDISLRRIERNYSNFLPYVSLNYALNDKNNISYAFSSRMRRPSFGMINPVKNILTENNYTQNNPFVKASSTYNQELTYMYKNSYFLILNHSFLKDVITQVPLQGFPVSPDGTVGPENQLRYIRTNFGDRQEMAAMLGLNKSFFKQALSINFNAGVQHNINNGSLAVDPTTGDRFQNILGEFVTYSNNTSSTSFVIQTNNTLRLDKKKTWFLGVNYFYVDKQQIELGLLNELMSLDLNIKKIWNDWTFTFSVNDVLRTNVVEIEDIQQNGNYNYVKNDMYRQNAALSIVYNFGNKKVKKVREIDDANSDVKSRTR; this is translated from the coding sequence ATGGATGCGGAATCTCTGGTGCAGTTCCTCAAGAATACGCCGGCTGAAAACATTCAGAAAATTGAAATCATCACGATGCCGGGCAGTGAGTTTCAGGTGGACGCGTCCGATGGAATCATCAACATCATTTTGAAGAAAAGGTCGACAGACGGACTGAACGGTAATATGCGCATGGCAGGCTCGGTGAATAAATACAGCCAGAATACCGCGAGTTTCTCCGCAAATTACCGGAAAGATAAACTCGGAATCAGCGCAAACCTCAGCGGAGGCTCAAATATTCAGGCGCAAAGCTATGTGCTTAGAAACGGAAACGGACTGGTTTCAAATGAATCTGTGGGCGACATCGACGATCCCAACCAAAATATTGGCGGATATGTGAACATTGATTATCAACTCACCGACAAAAGCAGCCTTGCGTTTTCGTGGAATACCTGGGCCAATAAAAGTTATGATTCACAGGTGAATCTGTTCAACACTTTAAGGAAATTTGATGCAGACGGAAACCTTACGGGCATTTCATTCAGCAACTCGAGAAATGTGGAAGATGCGCGGTCTTATAACAATAATTTTAATCTTAATTACGAACTGAAAACCGATTCGCTCGGCAGCAAACTTAATCTGAATGCCGCTTATCTGAACTATAAACGGTTGCAGAATACCGACAATAATACGTTTGCGGCCCTGGCAGACGGATCCGACAGTTTTTTAACGCGTTATGTATACCAAAGTTTGCCGCAGCTCATTAATAATTTTTCGGTAACGGCAGATTATATCCAGAAATTCGATATAGATTTCAGTGTTGCTGTAGGCGGTAATTTTAATAAGACAAACACCGATAACGACACCCAGAATACAACCTATGATTATCTCTATAATCCTGAAGGAACGCTTATAGATACTGATATGAGCCCTACGCCAAATCACTTTATCTACGACGAAAGCATCTACGGTTTCTATCTGACCTTAGAAAAAAAGGTTTCTGAGAAATTTTCGGGGAAAGTGGGCGCACGGTATGAAATTACCAACAGTTTGGGAACTTCCGATAATTTACCCGACATCAGTTTACGCCGCATCGAAAGAAATTACAGCAATTTTCTTCCTTACGTAAGCCTGAATTACGCCTTAAACGACAAGAACAATATTTCTTATGCGTTTTCGAGCCGTATGAGGAGGCCGAGTTTCGGCATGATCAATCCCGTGAAAAACATTCTTACCGAGAACAATTACACACAGAACAATCCATTCGTGAAGGCGTCTTCCACCTATAATCAGGAACTTACGTATATGTATAAAAACTCGTATTTCCTTATCCTGAACCATTCATTTCTTAAAGATGTGATTACGCAGGTGCCGCTGCAGGGTTTCCCCGTAAGTCCGGACGGAACGGTTGGCCCAGAAAACCAACTTCGCTACATCCGCACTAACTTTGGCGACAGGCAGGAGATGGCGGCAATGCTTGGCCTCAACAAATCGTTCTTCAAACAGGCCCTGAGCATTAATTTCAATGCAGGTGTTCAGCATAACATTAACAATGGAAGTTTAGCTGTGGATCCTACCACCGGAGACAGGTTCCAGAATATTCTGGGTGAGTTTGTGACGTATTCAAACAACACAAGTTCTACAAGTTTTGTGATCCAAACAAACAACACGCTACGTCTTGATAAGAAAAAAACGTGGTTTCTGGGCGTGAATTATTTCTACGTAGATAAGCAGCAGATTGAACTTGGCCTGCTGAACGAACTGATGAGTCTGGATTTAAATATCAAAAAAATATGGAACGACTGGACTTTCACCTTCAGTGTAAACGATGTGCTTCGGACTAATGTGGTGGAAATTGAAGATATTCAGCAAAACGGAAACTATAACTATGTAAAGAACGATATGTACAGGCAAAATGCAGCGCTGAGTATTGTGTATAATTTCGGCAATAAGAAAGTAAAAAAAGTGCGCGAGATAGACGATGCAAACAGCGATGTGAAATCGAGAACGAGATAA